Genomic window (Nilaparvata lugens isolate BPH chromosome 7, ASM1435652v1, whole genome shotgun sequence):
gaaaatctagaaTCAAAGTTTGCATAGATGGGTcggagctcctgagatttttacagatatgggacttgtggcagttgatatagcttatcaattactattctaggtataaatttgatcagaatcgttgaaGCCAACAGACAATGATGCCTTAACCGtgaaaggaagaagaacaagaaagtaTGCAGACTAAACAGTATTCTTACTGCTCTCATAATCTCAGATCTACTTGAGTCATCAATGGATGAACTGAAGTTTTATAGTTTACAATAGTGTAAGATTACGATTAAGATAGTGAAATGCAAATTGATGGTTAGTTTCTGAGACTAGTATCAATGACAATCAACATAAGAAAATTACAATAAGTTATCAGTGTCGATTATCATACCGTATCGCAATATCCATACAAagtttcaaaatgaaatttatttagaaTAGTGACATTTTTTATGAATCTTGTCTCcatatggataaataaataatgctcatgaaaaaaaaactaactATTTTAAGAAAAACTAactattttaagaaaaaatataaaaatgaagttTCTCTATTGTAGTATAATAACATCATTGCTACATTTTTAACTGAaaactattcattgaaattCTGCTATATATCAAATCTATCCAAGTTCTCACAAGAAAATTCTTGTAGCTTAGAACTGTGTGGAGTATGAAGTCATTTCTCCACTTCTATCGGTGTATTATGTGtagattcattattttttattaaggCAAGATAAGTAAGCTTTACAGGTAGATCAAGAGTTCACAATGAAATTAGAACTATGAAACTACcactaaaataaatgaaaataacattttcaggTCTCATAAATATCCAAGATGAATTATTTAAGACTTATGGTACAATCTTGCGAGTTTGGATAGGCCCACATCTTTGGATAAATCTTGCCGAGCCTAAATATATTCATGTGAGTATTCATGTCATTATATCTTCACCTCTTACTTCAATTCATACATAATGTATGTTGTGCGTGAAATAACACATGCAATGATGTAGTGATAAGCGAAATTTTACCAACTATTCTTTTCCATTGAATCTATTTCTCTATATTTATCGTATCCCTGAACAATACCAGTTAGTCAAGTTTCAAGTATGTATAATGATTGATCTTATAACATTAATTCAACGACGTTTcatgtgaataattttttgaaactaTGCCACTCTACAGGCACTCCTAAGCAGCGAACATGGAACAAACAAAGATTCGAgttctcaatttttcaaatcgCAATCAGATGGAATATTCATAGCATCCGGTAAAAAGTGGAAAACACTAAGGAAAATTATAAATCCAACCTTCCatcaaaaaatattggaaagcTACCTGATTACATTCAATGAGAAGAGTGATATCCTTGTAAAACAATTGGATAAAAAAGTTGATGAACCCATTTTTGATATCGGAGATTATACAGCGAAGTGTACACTGGATTTCCTCTGTGGTGAGTATAATAACATTATCTTTATTCCATTGAATAGTGCTTATATTTTAGTAATAGACTAGTTAAAACTTGATGAAATGAATGTTTTGTTATATCTAATATTGTAGAAACgttaaaattttcaatgatgtcCAAAAATTCCTTACCTAGTTTCTCCTCTCTTGTTCCTTCGTTAAGAAAATTGGGACTTTCATCCAATTCTCCTTAATAGGTATCTTACTCTCAACTGTCTTACTTGCATAAGATTTCAAATTATCTTGAAATAGTTAATCTAGGTACCCGGATTTCATTCTGTTCTTCCTTAACATCAATTGAAGTTAGTTTCCACCTTATTACATCGAGTATCATTCATGAAAATCAATATACTTCTATCATTCATCGTCAGTTTGAAAGTCATATTTCATTTCTCAACAGGTACTCTAATGGGCGTGAAATCTGGAGTACAGTAtgaaaaacataacaatttCTCCAAGAACGTAACTGAGTGAGTCTAAACAAATTTTTGATGGAATATTGATATTTACAAATTCATTATATaacttggaaaatatttttgaagcaTTCATGGGAAATGACAATAGTAATCCTATACTCCATTCCATTTTTCAGatcaattaaaataattcaacaaagattCTACAAATTGCATTACCAGCCAGAGTGGGTGTTTCGCTTTTCAAAGATTTCTAAACAATTGATAGCTCTTGTGGAGCCTGCTCTGGACTTTGCAAAGCAGGTAAGTAAAGCCTCATGGCTACGCTTCAAAAATGGCTTCAAGAATGGAAATGCTCAACTTTGAAATCAGTGGAGCCGACAGTGATTGCGGTGGAGGGGGGGCTGTGATGACGCAGACTGTGTCCTAGGACCTGATTCGTTTCCCAAATTTAGGGGTGGGGGCACGTCCTTGGGCTTGAGCACCTCTAAGAATATTTGATTGATTACAACAGCAAAAACAGAAACATGAAAATAGATAAATCCTTGAATAACattgaattcaacttcattaTTAGAAGAAAGCTCGTAAGCTcatataataatgatttttacAAGTCTCTTATAATGCATGATATTAAGAGCGTCATTTATCAAGCTAAGTAATGCTGATTTTTACAAGCCTCTCATAATGCATGATATTAAGAGCGTCATTTATCAAGCTcagtaatgtaatgtaattaaGGGTTATATAATATTACAGACTTGTTATTCTGATCATGGAGGGAATAATGATGATTGACTCACCAAAGAGTATTATTCAACACAGTAAAATCCACGAGATTCTACATCAATTTCCAATTGTTTGTCAGTACTGTTGTACTCGATTGGAAACTCGATAGCAGATTCTTGACAATTCTAGTGAAAAGCATTTACTGTTCCAGGTGATCCTGGAGAGAGTCAAAATAAGGGAAGAGGAAGACTCAGATTATCAAGGTGAGATGAATTAAATGAGAATTCTTTTTAACTTCTGGGACAGCATCAGCAATCTTTGGACACATCAGAGGCTCAAAAATTACTAATTTTACTAGAGGTGCGTTAGGCTCTTCTCATCACTAACAAAACGTCTTacaaatatgtttttattatcAGTTGATGTCTAGTGTATCACAGCGTGATTGCATACTGGataatcaatgaaatattatatttttcagttcatGATCGCAAAGGAAGGTCTATTTATTTGGATACAGTTCTTGATAATTTCAAGCATATGTCTCTCGATGAACTAACTACTCTGACCCTTGATACATTTATTGCGGTATGTTCATTATTCAGTTTTATACAATTTCAactttgataataaaattattgtttattattagcTTTTCAACAATTACATTGGTATATTGAGTTCAATATCAATTGAAGATCAGCCATGTTCACCAAACTCCGACTTATTGAAcagatagagtgagagaaacGCAAAgtgttaaaaaatattgaagtgAATGTAGATACCTCACATATCCTCTAATCTAACTAACCTACATTGAGAATCATAGTAAgcacattggtttgctatccttatcttgcattagacaaagcagatacaGTAGCTCTATCCTTCTTCAACTCCGCACCGCTGCCAAATCGTTTGTAAGCTATGTAGAAATGTAATGAATTACTAAAATTTAGattattcaatatcaatcaCGGAAATCTTGTTTGAAGAAATCTTGTTTTTCTCacagaaaagtttgaagcccaagGCAAAGCCGAAggcaacaatttccctgaggaagAAAAAGTGATTTTCACTCGTGatttacacaacatttttcctccgcctacattttttttatagaaactgcaaatcaaataatttaaatgacTTACGTTATTTGTGACAATCTTTCCTTTTATAACACAACCTAAAAACCAGTCGTCTggttggcactgccgattgcgctatctatcggcaaaagttgtaacaattatcagctAGTCTTGCTAGTCGACTATCAACAATGGCTGACTCCAGTTTGTGTGTTTCAGATTTGAATCgcagataaaaaataattgttggCTGGTATTCTTAATAGAATGGAATATCTGAAAATATGTATGAATTTTTTCTCGTCCACTAATTTTAAGTATGTAATATCAAacaaacatattatatttcatgagttgatcaaatttctggttgaggtattaaattcagttgactcaatgacagacatctatattatgtttcctcatctgagcttagaccttctaagctattaatttcaaatgtagcttttcaaaatagagatgcttcccatgttattagaatggagttacttttacgccctagagagtttttctgttttttcatgCCGCAAGAGCGAAAAGTGATACTTTATCGTTATgctccagggagtaaagtaagcactttagacagaaGTTGGAGGAAAACATATTCTGGACATACTTGAGGATTATAAACAAAAATCAAGAACTGACTCATAACGGATGTACCGGGATGACATCAGTCAAAGCTATTTATGATAGAAGGCAGTGAATGAAAAATCGACAACCGTGCTTACATTACCattgactttataacgtgattTTTTCACTACGAGACCATGATACGAGACCATACGAGACCATAAGAACAACatctattttcttcaatttctatctCCTACCTATTAAATCGTCACATTGTGTTCTTATCACATTGCAGGCCACTGATACGACGAGAGTTGCGACTGCCTACACCTTCCTGTTACTTGGAGCCCACCCTGATATCCAGGAAAGAGTATATCAAGAGATTATTGAAGTGGTTGGTGATGGAGAGTTCACAATTTACAACTTGACCGCCCTCATGTATTTGGATATGGTTCTCAAAGAGGTTCTCAGGCTTTTCTCAGTTCCTATGGTGACGCGAGAATTAGGAAGGGATCTTGATGTTGGTAAATATTGTTCTGTATTCCTTATTCTGCAATCAGGAAGGTTCCTAGCAAGAAGAATATAAATGTCCCATGAAAAGATTTTATCTTGTAACTTGATGGCTTCTATAATCGTAGAATGGATTTTTCCACCAATGAGTAATGGTTTACCCCACCAATGAGGATTTAGCTTCGGCAAAAAGTGAAATTGCAAAGTTGCGAAATGAACTAGATAGGGCCAATAGTGAAATTGCAGGTTTGCAACAGTACTCACGAAAAGACTGCATTAATATTGTTGGAGTACCAGTACAGGACAATGAGAACATTTTTGATATCCTGAAAAGCATATCTTCGTTCATGAACTTTGATTTCAATAAGGACATGATTTCTAACTGTCATAGGTTGTCCGGTAAAAATCGTGAGATGGCACCTCCTATCATTGTTAGATTTGTTAAGAACATAGACAATCAAAAGTTCCTACAATGCAAGGGTAAAAAGGGAAGAATATTAGCCAGTGATATTGGGTGGTCGAATGATGCTCgtgtaatctacattaatgaaACTATGTCTCCGTTCTGCAAGAGTATCTTCAACAAAGGAAAGGAACTTCAAAAACAAGGTCATTTGAAATATGTGTGGTTCAAAAATGGCAATGTATTCGTCAAAGCTGATGATCTTTCCAAAAGTGTACACATTTCAAGAATTGAGGACTTCAATAAGTTAGTTACTAAAAgataaattttgattgattgatctatTTTTGTCATACTAGGCTATGTGGGCATGTAGAGAGTGCAAATTGCCGTCTaatgttttttatattatttattctattttatttttctctattcttattatgatttcaataattttgcttGCTTGATATTTGATTATTATGCCAATTTGATTATTATGCCAATTTGCTTATTAACTGATACACGTTTTGAATGCTATGTGAGTGGAACAAGAATAATTAAGTTAATTgcagttaattttcaatatatttcattctattttatcaTAAACTAAGACGTTTTTACAATACGTTGAtgaattaattcatttcaattctattattattgattttgtttaattgattaaattgaaaacgTTAACATTAATTTATGAACGGTGAATCATGTGATAAAGGCAATATTGGTGTTTCACATTATatgtgatttttttaaaagtttctttGAGGAGTCTCCTGCTTTGTGCATTATTATTCAGATTCAGTACCTATTGTAGATGTACCCAATCTGTTTCTGCATTTCGtctaaaatatcatttattatgAGGTATGAATGTAGTGTGAATGTTGCATGtgggaataaaaaattattgtttttctgtCACAACTTACTAAATTGTATGTCAATCTTATCATTCTTTTATGGGGGCTAATGTGAAGTTTTTTGAGAGTGTAGATGATGTTAACAATTGTTTTCTTACTGGTAATAATAATCTTACTATAATACACCAAAATATTCGTAGTATGAACCGTAATTTTGACTCCTTTATCACATACTTGAATTGTTGGAATAAAAGACCGGATATTATAGTTTTATCTGAAACATGGACTCAATCTGAAAATGATGCAGCTATGTATAACATTGAAGGGTATGATAGATATCATGCTGGTGCTGATTTCACAAGAGCTTCtggtattataatatttgttgcaactGAAGCGGGTATAACGTGCTCTGAAATTACAGCAAATATCATCGGTGCTGATTCTGTATTACTTGAATGTCGCATGTATTGGTTTAGTATTTTTTAGtatattttctattgttttagTATTCTTGGTATTTACAGATGGCATGGTGTACAAATAGAGAATTTTCTTGATAGTCTTAATGAATTGTTGGAGGGCTACCAAGCTGCAAATTGTTTTATAATAGGTGacattaatattgatataagCAGAATTGGTgatattaaaactttaaaatacttAGAAATGTTGTTTAGCAATGGGTATGAGTGTCTTATAGACATGGATACTCGCTTATTAAATGATAGTTCATCTTGTTTGGATCATATATTTTTTAGATCAGCCTTAAATAAAAGAGCTGTATCAAGTGCAGTAATTGAATCTCAGATTACTGATCACAGAGCTGTAGCCGTTTCCTTATCTAAAAGtagttgtgaaaatttcagattGTCTTCAACGGagaaatcaataatagattATGATAAATTAAACAGCTTATTAATGCATCATGACTGGAGTTCGGTATATTTTTCTAATGATGTTAACTTTAAATTCAATACATTTATTGGtgttttgaataattacttaAAACAGTCAAAGTACACTATTCTTGTAAATTTAACCAGCCATGATAAGAAATTGAAACCTTGGATGACTGAAGGGTTGTGTGCTGCTATAAAAAATCGTGataagctttacaaaaaaatgtccagaaatccaaatgacaataaattaaaatcagattatttgaaatttaagaaAAAGTTAGTTGTGTGGATAAATGAACAAAAACATAGGTATTTTTCTCATCTCAATGTCTTACCTATCCAGCAACAATGgaaagaaatcaataaattgtGTGGTCAAGCGTcaagaaaacaaacaattagTTTACAGATAGGAGGTACAATTGTTAGAGAAGATCAGACTGTAGCTAaggagttcaataattattttgctaaAGCAGCGGTTGAAGTAACTTCTTCGGTGAAACCtttatctgatgaaaataagCAACTGTTAAggaatgaatttaaaataaaaaattattacaattcaATATTCCTTGAGCCTTTCcattttgatgaaattgataagTTAATTCAGAGTTTAAAGAATGGCAAGTCTCCAGGCATGGATGGATTTAGTGGTAGGTTATTAAAAATAGTGTCTACATCAATTATTCCCGTTCTTTGTGACATTTTCAATAGTAGTATTTCTTGTGGAGTATTCCCTGATGCCTTGAAAATAGCCAAAGTTGTGCCTATCTATAAAAAAGGTTCAAAAACTGATATTGCCAATTACAGGCAATCTTTGCTTTCAGTTTTTTCTAAAATACTAGAGAAACTAGTAAAGAAGAGAATTGTagattttttcaatgttaacaaaTTCTTCTACAGTGGCCAATTCGGCTTTCAACAGGGTTTGAGTACTGAAATTGCGCTGAATCACTTTATgacaaatatttataatagtttgaATACTCGTGGTAAGATGAAAGTTTCAGGGCTCTTCCTTGATATtaaaaaagcttttgacactgttgatcatgatatattgataaataagttGTTCATGTCTGGGGTTCGTGGAATCCCCTTAAAGTGGTTTAAATCTTATTTAGAGAATAGGAGCCAATGTGTTAGTATAAATGGTATTAATAGTGAATTGGTTGTAAACAGCAATTGTGGAGTCCCTCAGGGTTCAGTCCTGGGGCCTCTCTTATTTTTAGTATATATAAATGACTTattctcattgaattttcatggaTCTGTAACATCATTTGCTGACGATACTGCACTGGCCTATTCAGCTAATAGTATAAATGAATTACAAATGATGTTACAGTCAGACTTGAGCAATTTGAGACTCTGGTTTGATGGGAACAAAATAGTGTTAAATGCTTCTAAAACTAACTTCATTAATTTCTCCCTATCAACGGTTTTTGAATTCTCAGTCCCTTTAAAGTATCACGAGATAGATTGTCAAGCAGAGTCATGTAAATGTAATAGTATTTATCAAGCTAATTCCTTGAAGTATCTTGGTATGACTTTGGATGACAGATTAATTTGGACAAATCacataacaaatttgaaatgtagaCTTCTTTTTTaattaggaaattttataatcttcaaCAATTCTTACCTAGATATATTCTCCGTCAAttgtattttgcattttttcacTCAAAACTAGATTATGGATTATCTTGCTGGATGTCAACATATGCTTGTCACTATAATCCAGTTGTAATTCTACAGAAAGCCATAATACGCATCATTGTGGTGTTAAAAGAAGGATTCACTCGTTcccttatttcaaaattttgcaaGTTCTGCCCTTGAGAAGCATGTATGTGTTCAAGGTGCTGTCGTTGTTCTTTAAAATGAGTGGGAACCGAAATATGGGGATTGCGCCTGAAACTCATCCAATGGGTGAAGTGGTAACACGGCAAAGAACAAGAGAGTTGCTAGCAACACCAAGGCCTTATTGTACCAGGTATAAAAagagttttgtatttttaggATGCAAATATTACAACTTGCTCCCTACTGACATaaggagaatcaattctttGACACAATTCAAAGTGAAAGTAAAGAAATGGCTTTTGAGTTTGTCTTTTGAAGATTTAATGAtgtttatagaactataatacttttattttttacctttattaatttattttttatttgttgtacTCATTGATGAGTTCTACGACTTTGTCTATAATTAAACACCATCTCAGTGGTGTTGATGAacttaaatatttttgtgtacTCATCAATTagggtttttttttatatatacaaccttgtctttaatttgatattattattattgcaatttttcacaattttgtCTGTACTGTGATACTGTTGTTTTAATGTCTTACTTCTAAGTGaggaatttatttttccttgttGACAGTGTGTGTTATTTTTAAAGCTAGTGTTTATCATTTTTTGCTTTTCTCTTCATAATGTCATCTATACTTGAGCAATCTAAGCCTTGTTTTATTACCATAGAATGAATAGTTTAATCAAGAATTAGTTGTTGGTTGtgactatttattattgaattgtatggtaaagctcaaattgattcccatatgcatgtgtgagagtgtgtgtgtctGCGTGTGTGAAAgtacattttgataaaaattagcAGTGTTGTCAGCTCCTACTAACGGGCAAAAGACTTTGTTCTTTTTTGTtagtagtaattttattttgctctgtgaaaatcatgtttgtttttttccttttctcttattatacggtatatattttttagttttaaattacaGTATGTTATTATACTCAAGAGAAGGAACTTGTActataatttgttttgatgcaaaataaaaaattatttgatttgatttgatttggtgTATTAAACCCAATACGTCTCCAATTATTGAGGATTTTCTGGCACAGAGGATCTGGAGCCCTGTTACCGCTCTCAGTATAACCCATAATaattaaccgagcgaagtgaggtctaagattcaagtcgacaattttgcatttctatttatgtttatatgctttttcttgtttttatatgtttatatgtttatatgtttatatgtttatatgtttatatgtttatatatttatgttccgcatttacagcgaaacacaggcaatagattctcatgaaatttgacaggtatttcgcgtcgacgtaaatataaggtttttttgaaattttgcattttaaggataatacaaaaggaaaggagtctccttctaacgccaatattaccgtaaaaatcagactatagaattatttatcataaatcagctgtcgagtggattattaattgcatgcaattcatatcacaatataacttagtgaaaaatcaggtgctgtgtggactattaattgcatgccccATTGCATACAATTTCCAttatagttattaattgcatgcgataacgcatgcaattaataactataaAAAACATAGTACCTGTTGTCAGTATGTCTTGTAGAAGATTAGCTTCTGATGTTTGCATTgctgatacaccaaccccaacagccattggccgttttcacaccgatatttcgccgacacgacttacagacaggatttactcctGTATAAGagaaggctgtggtttataactgcgtgaGGACTACTACTTATTAATAAACCGCGATATGACAGTATGGAAGAAAAGCAATGACATGATTGATATTCCATGTGATTTCAGCAATTCCCATAAGATATATTTGCTTGTTTCGAAAAGGTGTATACTATCTTATCTACGATGACATACTGCTCGACAATGTTCTATACTCATCGACGAG
Coding sequences:
- the LOC111047266 gene encoding cytochrome P450 4g15 isoform X2 translates to MTINETGLINIQDELFKTYGTILRVWIGPHLWINLAEPKYIHALLSSEHGTNKDSSSQFFKSQSDGIFIASGKKWKTLRKIINPTFHQKILESYLITFNEKSDILVKQLDKKVDEPIFDIGDYTAKCTLDFLCGTLMGVKSGVQYEKHNNFSKNVTESIKIIQQRFYKLHYQPEWVFRFSKISKQLIALVEPALDFAKQVILERVKIREEEDSDYQVHDRKGRSIYLDTVLDNFKHMSLDELTTLTLDTFIAATDTTRVATAYTFLLLGAHPDIQERVYQEIIEVVGDGEFTIYNLTALMYLDMVLKEVLRLFSVPMVTRELGRDLDVDDLTLPSGSCILVSFNALHHDPKFWKHPDEFHPDHFLPEEVSKRPKYSYLPFGYGPRNCPGHAFAMLSMKTMIGSVIRKYRILSKFDMQNAEYEYIFMQELKNGYPVQLMKRI
- the LOC111047266 gene encoding cytochrome P450 4C1 isoform X1 — translated: MTINETEWIAGLEKREPKLYPYLLMMLVTILGSVYLRRTRRMEAMISKIPGPPTLPIIGNIHLFFGADIKGLINIQDELFKTYGTILRVWIGPHLWINLAEPKYIHALLSSEHGTNKDSSSQFFKSQSDGIFIASGKKWKTLRKIINPTFHQKILESYLITFNEKSDILVKQLDKKVDEPIFDIGDYTAKCTLDFLCGTLMGVKSGVQYEKHNNFSKNVTESIKIIQQRFYKLHYQPEWVFRFSKISKQLIALVEPALDFAKQVILERVKIREEEDSDYQVHDRKGRSIYLDTVLDNFKHMSLDELTTLTLDTFIAATDTTRVATAYTFLLLGAHPDIQERVYQEIIEVVGDGEFTIYNLTALMYLDMVLKEVLRLFSVPMVTRELGRDLDVDDLTLPSGSCILVSFNALHHDPKFWKHPDEFHPDHFLPEEVSKRPKYSYLPFGYGPRNCPGHAFAMLSMKTMIGSVIRKYRILSKFDMQNAEYEYIFMQELKNGYPVQLMKRI